A part of Streptomyces sp. NBC_01497 genomic DNA contains:
- the mreC gene encoding rod shape-determining protein MreC: MRDTKESRLLLVLLIVVAFALITVDIRGGENSPVDGARHAAATAFGPVENGVAGAVDPVGNAIAAVRDSNTRHNRITDLEQQNAQLKRELGSDDQNRNKARELDKILKVAGAGQYGVKGAQVVAIGAAQGFSWTVTLDIGSRDGIQRDMTVLNGDGLVGRVTTVGPRTSTVLLANDPDFTVGTRMERSDELGFATGQGDRPISVQLLNAKAKVKVGDRLVTFGSSKDKPFVPGVPVGRVVRVDPSGGDLTRTVYVQPFVGFTKLDVVGVVVQAPRQNPRDTVLPPKPRTRPTPTVTVTVTPSGTTGQGTGTGAGQGDGQGTGDGGDTVPDPNANANADNQE, translated from the coding sequence GTGAGGGACACAAAGGAGAGCCGGCTGCTCCTGGTGCTGCTGATTGTCGTCGCGTTCGCCCTGATCACCGTCGACATCCGCGGGGGCGAGAACTCACCGGTGGACGGGGCGCGCCACGCGGCCGCCACCGCGTTCGGGCCCGTGGAGAACGGTGTGGCGGGCGCCGTCGACCCGGTGGGCAACGCCATAGCTGCGGTACGGGACTCGAACACCCGGCACAACCGCATCACCGATCTGGAACAGCAGAACGCGCAGCTGAAGCGTGAGCTCGGCAGTGACGACCAGAACCGCAACAAGGCCCGCGAGCTGGACAAGATCCTCAAGGTGGCCGGCGCGGGACAGTACGGGGTGAAGGGCGCTCAGGTCGTCGCCATAGGAGCGGCGCAGGGCTTCTCCTGGACGGTGACCCTCGACATCGGCTCCCGTGACGGCATCCAGCGCGACATGACCGTCCTCAACGGGGACGGCCTGGTCGGCAGGGTCACCACGGTCGGCCCGAGGACGTCCACGGTGCTGCTCGCCAACGACCCCGACTTCACGGTCGGTACGCGGATGGAGCGCAGCGACGAGCTGGGCTTCGCGACGGGCCAGGGCGACCGGCCCATCTCCGTCCAGCTGTTGAACGCCAAGGCCAAGGTCAAGGTGGGCGACCGGCTGGTCACCTTCGGATCCAGCAAGGACAAGCCGTTCGTGCCGGGCGTGCCGGTCGGCCGGGTCGTACGCGTCGATCCGTCGGGCGGCGACCTGACGCGGACGGTGTACGTGCAGCCGTTCGTGGGCTTCACGAAGCTCGACGTCGTCGGCGTCGTGGTGCAGGCCCCGCGCCAGAACCCGCGGGACACGGTCCTGCCGCCGAAGCCCAGGACCCGGCCCACGCCCACCGTCACGGTCACGGTCACCCCGTCCGGCACCACCGGGCAGGGCACCGGAACGGGCGCCGGGCAGGGCGACGGCCAGGGGACGGGCGACGGCGGCGACACCGTGCCCGACCCGAACGCGAACGCGAACGCCGACAACCAGGAATAG
- a CDS encoding rod shape-determining protein, whose product MSFIGRDMAVDLGTANTLVYVRGRGIVLNEPSVVAINTNTGGILAVGSEAKKMIGRTPGNIVAVRPLKDGVIADFEITERMLRYFILKIHKRRYLARPRVVICVPSGITGVERRAVIEASTQAGARQVHIIEEPMAAAIGSGLPVHEATGNMVVDIGGGTTEVAVISLGGIVTAQSIRVAGDELDNAIIQHIKKEYSLLLGERTAESIKITIGSAFDLEKDEHTEIRGRDLVSGLPKTVVISAAEVRKAIEEPVNAIVDAVKTTLDKCPPELSGDVMDRGIVLTGGGALLRGLDERLRHETGMPIHIAENPLDSVALGSGKCVEEFEALQQVLDAQPRR is encoded by the coding sequence ATGTCGTTCATCGGCCGTGACATGGCTGTCGACCTCGGGACCGCCAACACGCTGGTGTACGTCAGAGGCCGGGGGATCGTACTCAACGAGCCGTCCGTCGTCGCCATCAACACCAACACCGGGGGCATTCTCGCGGTCGGTTCCGAGGCGAAGAAGATGATCGGCCGGACACCCGGCAACATCGTGGCCGTCCGGCCCCTGAAAGACGGCGTGATCGCGGACTTCGAGATCACCGAGCGCATGCTCAGGTACTTCATCCTGAAGATCCACAAGCGCCGCTATCTCGCCAGGCCCCGCGTCGTCATCTGCGTGCCCTCCGGTATCACCGGGGTCGAGCGCCGCGCCGTCATCGAGGCGTCCACCCAGGCGGGCGCGCGCCAGGTGCACATCATCGAGGAGCCCATGGCCGCGGCCATCGGTTCCGGGCTGCCGGTCCACGAGGCCACCGGCAACATGGTGGTCGACATCGGCGGCGGCACCACCGAGGTCGCGGTGATCTCGCTCGGCGGGATCGTCACGGCGCAGTCCATCCGGGTGGCCGGCGACGAGCTCGACAACGCGATCATCCAGCACATCAAGAAGGAGTACTCGCTGCTGCTCGGCGAGCGGACCGCCGAGAGCATCAAGATCACCATCGGTTCCGCGTTCGACCTGGAGAAGGACGAGCACACCGAGATCCGCGGCCGGGACCTGGTCTCCGGGCTTCCCAAGACCGTGGTCATCTCCGCCGCCGAGGTCCGCAAGGCCATCGAGGAGCCGGTCAACGCCATTGTGGACGCGGTCAAGACGACGCTCGACAAGTGCCCGCCCGAGCTCTCCGGCGACGTGATGGACCGTGGGATCGTGCTCACCGGCGGCGGCGCGCTGCTGCGCGGACTCGACGAGCGGCTGCGCCACGAGACGGGCATGCCGATCCACATCGCCGAGAACCCGCTGGACTCGGTGGCGCTCGGTTCCGGCAAGTGTGTCGAGGAGTTCGAGGCGCTCCAGCAGGTGCTGGACGCCCAGCCGCGCCGCTGA
- a CDS encoding DUF4233 domain-containing protein: protein MRTLCSSTLLAEFFVIGFAGLVAMKSDSLSMTAVWTVCGVAMLLSLLLCGVITRPGGVQLGWVLQAALLLSGFVVPMMFILGVAFAALWWASVHYGRIIDEHKARWAAALAENEAARDGAAAPE, encoded by the coding sequence ATGCGTACGCTCTGTTCATCGACCCTGCTCGCCGAGTTCTTCGTGATCGGCTTCGCGGGCCTGGTCGCGATGAAGTCCGATTCCCTGTCGATGACGGCCGTGTGGACGGTGTGCGGCGTCGCGATGCTGCTGTCGCTGCTGCTGTGCGGCGTGATCACCCGCCCGGGCGGCGTGCAGCTCGGCTGGGTGCTGCAGGCGGCACTGCTGCTCAGCGGGTTCGTGGTGCCGATGATGTTCATCCTCGGCGTGGCCTTCGCCGCGCTGTGGTGGGCTTCGGTGCACTACGGGCGGATCATCGACGAGCACAAGGCCCGGTGGGCCGCCGCGCTCGCCGAGAACGAGGCCGCGCGGGACGGCGCCGCGGCGCCCGAGTAG
- the folC gene encoding bifunctional tetrahydrofolate synthase/dihydrofolate synthase has protein sequence MSETPQSGEHDEHDDDFDAIVANETTRDPDLAVIEAGSRTLRAQAGPPDGDVPGRPEDPEVDAALRAAEAELANRWGETRLDPSTVRIRALLDLLGDPQRAYPSIHITGTNGKTSTARMIEALLGAFDLRTGRYTSPHVQSITERISLDGAPIPAERFVEVFEELKPYIEMVDGGQEHRLSYFEVLTGMAYAAFADAPVDAAVVEVGMGGTWDATNVIDAGVAVITPISLDHTDRLGSTPGEIAGEKSGIIKDGATVVLAQQPVDAAQVILKKAGERGATVAREGLEFGVLAREIAVGGQLMTLRGLGGEYGEVFLPLHGAHQAHNAAVALAAVEAFFGVGATRQDPLDQERVRKAFATVTSPGRMEVVRRSPTVVLDAAHNPAGARVAAEAVSEAFDFSRLIGVISTSANKDVRGVLEALEPICAELVVTQNSNYRAMSADELAAVAVEIFGDDRVQVEPRMDDALEAAITLAEEEGEFSGAGVLVTGSVMTVGEARLLLKRG, from the coding sequence GTGAGTGAGACCCCCCAGTCCGGCGAGCACGACGAGCACGACGACGACTTCGACGCCATCGTCGCCAACGAGACCACCCGCGACCCCGACCTCGCTGTGATCGAGGCCGGCAGCCGTACCCTGCGGGCGCAGGCCGGCCCGCCCGATGGCGATGTCCCGGGCCGTCCCGAGGACCCCGAGGTCGACGCGGCGCTGCGCGCCGCCGAGGCGGAGCTCGCGAACCGCTGGGGCGAGACCCGGCTCGACCCGTCCACGGTGCGCATCCGGGCGCTGCTCGACCTGCTCGGTGATCCGCAGCGCGCCTACCCGTCGATCCACATCACGGGAACCAACGGCAAGACGTCCACCGCCCGCATGATCGAGGCGCTTCTCGGCGCGTTCGACCTGCGCACCGGCCGGTACACCAGCCCGCATGTGCAGTCGATCACCGAACGCATCAGCCTGGACGGGGCGCCGATCCCCGCCGAGCGGTTCGTCGAGGTGTTCGAGGAGCTCAAGCCGTACATCGAGATGGTCGACGGCGGCCAGGAGCACCGGCTGTCGTACTTCGAGGTGTTGACGGGCATGGCGTACGCCGCGTTCGCCGACGCACCGGTCGACGCCGCCGTCGTCGAGGTCGGGATGGGCGGCACCTGGGACGCGACGAACGTGATCGACGCGGGTGTCGCCGTGATCACCCCCATCTCCCTGGACCACACGGACCGTCTCGGCTCCACGCCCGGCGAGATCGCGGGCGAGAAGTCCGGGATCATCAAGGACGGCGCGACGGTGGTGCTCGCGCAGCAGCCGGTCGACGCCGCGCAGGTGATCCTGAAGAAGGCCGGCGAGCGGGGCGCGACCGTGGCCCGCGAGGGCCTGGAGTTCGGTGTGCTCGCCCGGGAGATCGCCGTCGGCGGGCAGCTCATGACGCTGCGCGGCCTCGGCGGCGAGTACGGGGAGGTCTTCCTGCCCCTGCACGGAGCGCACCAGGCGCACAACGCGGCGGTGGCGCTCGCGGCCGTCGAGGCGTTCTTCGGCGTCGGCGCCACCCGGCAGGACCCACTCGACCAGGAGCGGGTCCGCAAGGCCTTCGCGACCGTCACCTCGCCCGGCCGTATGGAGGTCGTGCGGCGCTCGCCCACGGTCGTCCTGGACGCCGCGCACAATCCGGCGGGCGCACGCGTCGCCGCCGAGGCCGTCAGCGAGGCGTTCGACTTCAGCCGCCTGATCGGTGTGATCAGCACGAGCGCGAACAAGGACGTACGGGGCGTGCTGGAGGCCCTGGAACCCATCTGCGCCGAGCTCGTCGTCACGCAGAACTCCAACTACCGGGCGATGAGCGCGGACGAGCTGGCCGCCGTCGCCGTCGAGATCTTCGGCGACGACCGCGTACAGGTCGAGCCGAGGATGGACGACGCACTGGAGGCGGCGATCACCCTCGCCGAGGAAGAGGGCGAGTTCTCGGGTGCCGGTGTGCTCGTGACAGGTTCGGTCATGACGGTCGGCGAGGCCCGGCTGCTGCTCAAGAGGGGCTGA
- the mreD gene encoding rod shape-determining protein MreD yields MRINRILLSAALVVVALVLQVSVLARLHLPGAVPDLMLLVVLALAFVYGHVGGALIGFGAGLLTDLAPPADHAAGRYALVLCVVGYLAGLVRPEKGQIRSALAPMLAVVCAALGSTLLYAGVGALVGDTAARHVGLGGLLFTSAVYDLLLAPFTVPWIMALARKAENDPMAESQKGSGLGVGADVAAGWIGSGTGLKIGGQRGGLRVRAARNRAAKAGRIKGVKRL; encoded by the coding sequence ATGCGCATCAACCGGATTCTGCTCTCGGCCGCGCTCGTCGTGGTCGCCCTGGTCCTCCAGGTATCCGTCCTCGCGAGACTCCACCTGCCCGGCGCCGTGCCCGACCTGATGCTGCTGGTCGTGCTCGCCCTGGCCTTCGTGTACGGGCATGTCGGCGGCGCCCTCATCGGGTTCGGCGCGGGGCTGCTGACGGACCTCGCGCCGCCCGCCGACCACGCGGCCGGGCGGTACGCGCTGGTGCTGTGCGTGGTCGGCTACCTGGCGGGCCTCGTCCGCCCGGAGAAGGGCCAGATCAGATCGGCCCTCGCGCCGATGCTGGCCGTGGTCTGCGCGGCCCTCGGCTCGACGCTGCTGTACGCGGGTGTCGGTGCGCTCGTCGGGGACACGGCCGCCCGCCATGTCGGCCTCGGGGGGCTGCTGTTCACCTCCGCCGTGTACGACCTGCTGCTGGCGCCGTTCACGGTGCCGTGGATCATGGCACTGGCCAGGAAGGCCGAGAACGATCCGATGGCGGAGTCGCAGAAGGGCTCGGGTCTCGGCGTGGGCGCCGACGTCGCCGCGGGCTGGATCGGATCCGGCACCGGGCTGAAGATCGGCGGCCAGCGCGGGGGACTGCGCGTCAGAGCCGCCCGTAACCGCGCGGCCAAGGCGGGGCGCATCAAGGGGGTCAAGCGACTGTGA
- a CDS encoding valine--tRNA ligase: MTENSAQQPPAPRELPTQYAPAEVEGKLYERWVERGYFEADASSDKDPYTIVIPPPNVTGSLHLGHAFQHTLMDALTRRKRMQGYESLWLPGMDHAGIATQNKVEQQLAEEGKSRQDIGREEFVRRTWQWKEEYGGRILGQMRRLGDGVDWSRERFTMDEGLSQAVGTIFKRLFDDGLIYRAERIINWCPRCLTAISDIEVDYQDDDGELVSLKYGEGDDTVVVATTRVETMLGDTAVAVHPDDARYAHLIGKRIKLPLTDRTIPVVADAHVDPEFGTGAVKVTPAHDPNDFAIGRRHGLESITIMDERAVITVPGPFQGLDRFEARSAIVEALREQGRIVAEKRPYVHSVGHCSRCGTTVEPRLSLQWWVKVEPLAKAAGDAVRDGRVKIHPEDMSKRYFDWVDNMHDWTISRQLWWGHRIPVWYGPNGETVCVGPDDEVPTGEGWTQDSDVLDTWFSSALWPFSTLGWPERTPSLEKFYPTDVLLTGHDIIFFWVARMMMFGLYAMDGVPPFHTIALTGLVRDENGKKMSKSFGNVVDPLDWMDAYGADAVRFTLARGANPGADVPIGEDWVQASRNFANKVWNATRFALMNGATVEGDLPPAEQLSATDRWILSRLNRTVAAVDAYYDDYQFAKLSDALYHFAWDEVFDWYVELSKTTFAAGGEGAAASRRVLGEVLDVTLRLLHPIVPFVTDTLWTTLTGRESVVIAEWPADSGFRDEVAEREIQHLQEVTTEVRRFRADQGLQPGQRVPARLDLSGTSLAAHEPAIRALLRLQPEGDDFQATATLPIAGATVALDLSGTIDVAAERKRLTKDLGAAEKEKAQANGKLSNEAFLAKAPDQVVDKIRVRLAKAEADITRITAQLAGLPQA; this comes from the coding sequence CGCGTCCAGCGACAAGGACCCGTACACGATCGTCATCCCCCCGCCGAACGTCACCGGTTCCCTGCACCTCGGCCACGCCTTCCAGCACACCCTCATGGACGCCCTCACGCGCCGTAAGCGCATGCAGGGGTACGAGTCCCTGTGGCTGCCCGGCATGGACCACGCGGGCATCGCCACGCAGAACAAGGTCGAGCAGCAGCTCGCCGAGGAGGGCAAGTCCCGCCAGGACATCGGCCGCGAGGAGTTCGTCCGCCGCACCTGGCAGTGGAAAGAGGAGTACGGCGGCCGGATCCTCGGCCAGATGCGCCGCCTCGGCGACGGTGTCGACTGGTCGCGCGAGCGGTTCACGATGGACGAGGGCCTCTCCCAGGCCGTCGGCACGATCTTCAAGCGCCTCTTCGACGACGGCCTGATCTACCGCGCCGAGCGCATCATCAACTGGTGCCCCCGCTGCCTCACCGCGATCTCCGACATCGAGGTCGACTACCAGGACGACGACGGCGAACTCGTCTCGCTGAAGTACGGCGAGGGCGACGACACCGTCGTCGTCGCCACCACCCGCGTCGAGACGATGCTCGGTGACACGGCGGTCGCGGTCCACCCGGACGACGCCCGGTACGCGCACCTCATCGGCAAGCGGATCAAGCTGCCGCTCACCGACCGCACGATCCCGGTCGTCGCGGACGCGCACGTCGACCCCGAGTTCGGCACGGGCGCGGTCAAGGTGACCCCCGCGCACGACCCGAACGACTTCGCGATCGGCCGGCGTCACGGCCTGGAATCCATCACGATCATGGACGAGCGCGCCGTGATCACCGTCCCGGGACCCTTCCAGGGCCTGGACCGGTTCGAGGCGCGCTCCGCGATCGTCGAGGCGCTGCGCGAGCAGGGCCGGATCGTCGCGGAGAAGCGGCCGTACGTCCACAGCGTCGGGCACTGCTCGCGCTGCGGGACGACCGTCGAGCCGCGCCTCTCGCTGCAGTGGTGGGTCAAGGTCGAGCCGCTGGCGAAGGCCGCGGGCGACGCGGTCCGCGACGGCCGCGTCAAGATCCACCCCGAGGACATGTCGAAGCGGTACTTCGACTGGGTCGACAACATGCACGACTGGACGATCTCGCGCCAGCTGTGGTGGGGCCACCGCATCCCCGTCTGGTACGGGCCGAACGGCGAGACCGTCTGTGTCGGACCGGACGACGAGGTCCCCACGGGCGAGGGCTGGACACAGGACTCCGACGTCCTGGACACGTGGTTCTCGTCCGCGCTGTGGCCGTTCTCCACGCTGGGCTGGCCGGAGCGCACGCCGTCGCTGGAGAAGTTCTACCCGACGGACGTCCTGCTCACGGGCCACGACATCATCTTCTTCTGGGTCGCCAGGATGATGATGTTCGGGCTGTACGCGATGGACGGAGTGCCGCCGTTCCACACCATCGCGCTGACCGGCCTGGTCCGCGACGAGAACGGCAAGAAGATGTCGAAGTCGTTCGGCAACGTCGTGGACCCGCTGGACTGGATGGACGCCTACGGCGCGGACGCGGTGCGCTTCACCCTCGCGCGCGGCGCCAACCCGGGCGCGGACGTCCCGATCGGCGAGGACTGGGTCCAGGCGTCCCGCAACTTCGCCAACAAGGTCTGGAACGCCACCCGGTTCGCGCTGATGAACGGCGCCACGGTCGAGGGTGACCTGCCGCCCGCCGAGCAGCTCTCGGCGACCGACCGGTGGATCCTGTCCCGGCTGAACCGTACGGTCGCCGCGGTCGACGCGTACTACGACGACTACCAGTTCGCGAAGCTCAGTGACGCGCTCTACCACTTCGCCTGGGACGAGGTCTTCGACTGGTACGTCGAGCTGTCCAAGACGACGTTCGCCGCGGGCGGCGAGGGCGCCGCGGCCTCCCGCCGGGTCCTCGGGGAGGTCCTGGACGTCACCCTGCGCCTGCTGCACCCGATCGTGCCGTTCGTCACGGACACCCTGTGGACGACGCTGACCGGACGCGAGTCCGTCGTCATCGCCGAGTGGCCGGCCGACAGCGGCTTCCGTGACGAGGTGGCGGAGCGGGAGATCCAGCACCTCCAGGAGGTCACGACCGAGGTCCGCCGCTTCCGCGCCGACCAGGGCCTCCAGCCCGGCCAGCGGGTGCCCGCCCGGCTCGACCTGTCGGGCACGTCGCTCGCCGCGCACGAGCCCGCGATCCGCGCGCTGCTGCGCCTGCAGCCGGAGGGCGACGACTTCCAGGCCACGGCGACGCTCCCCATCGCGGGTGCCACGGTCGCGCTCGACCTGTCGGGCACGATCGACGTGGCGGCGGAGCGCAAGCGCCTGACGAAGGACCTGGGCGCCGCCGAGAAGGAGAAGGCGCAGGCCAACGGGAAGCTCTCGAACGAGGCGTTCCTGGCGAAGGCGCCGGACCAGGTGGTCGACAAGATCCGGGTCCGCCTCGCGAAGGCGGAGGCCGACATCACCCGCATCACGGCGCAGCTGGCCGGCCTGCCGCAGGCGTGA
- the mrdA gene encoding penicillin-binding protein 2 → MSNIPETGRTPRVKVRVIVIQVLVFSLLLTLGGRLWYLQIRNGQQYTQEADNNHVQQVVQPAVRGSIVDDQGVPLADNETRLVVSASRTELLKQPDDGRAVLTRLATVLGIDPTDAIDKVKLCDAKTPQPCWNGSPYQPIPITDKATTQQALQIMEQREDFPGITAEPTAVRSYPGPVGVNAAQALGYLGPVTDKEVAASEKTDNPLLRSDNVGRAGLESEYDQQLRGKSGVTRYEVDNLGRVIGKAGATPAQPGSNLVTSIDSRVQALTEKELAEAMKGLRKQYDPVTHENFKADSGAAVVMDVHTGRVIAMASNPTYNPNVWTGGISSAEYNNLTDKKSNYPLLNRATQGESAPGSTFKVISTSAAINAGYAPDGGYPCTSSMTVGGREFKNFEGENYGDISIAKALEVSCDTVFYDLAYDQWKKDGGINPKHPKDWFFKTAHAFGLGKKTGIDLPNEVSGRVPDRTWKQNYWDANKVAWCKDGKKDGSYVQQIEFENCKDGYQVRPGDSLNYAIGQGDTLLTPIQEAVMYSAIANGGTMYQPSIGKAVVSADGKKVAPITPKVTGHLPDTKKTISYINDALEGVVTSGTAAWQFGGWPQDKIALHAKTGTAEVAGKQSTGWLATYTKDYAVIMTISQGGTGSGSAGPAVRKIYEAMYGIGADGTVNPKDGILPKPVSAMPKIQSDGSIDAPVLKPYKAPKKKEPVDPNASASPNATATSNASVPPAQPPADTGGGGNQQIAAGLPASIVRRD, encoded by the coding sequence GTGAGCAACATTCCCGAGACCGGGCGGACTCCCCGGGTGAAGGTCCGGGTGATCGTCATCCAGGTCCTCGTCTTCTCGCTCCTGCTCACGCTGGGCGGGCGGCTCTGGTACCTCCAGATCCGCAACGGCCAGCAGTACACCCAGGAAGCCGACAACAACCACGTGCAGCAGGTCGTGCAGCCGGCGGTGCGCGGCTCCATCGTCGACGACCAGGGCGTCCCCCTCGCCGACAACGAGACCCGCCTCGTGGTCTCCGCCAGCCGCACCGAACTGCTGAAGCAGCCCGACGACGGGCGTGCCGTGCTCACCCGGCTGGCCACCGTCCTCGGCATCGACCCCACCGACGCGATCGACAAGGTGAAGCTGTGCGACGCGAAGACGCCGCAGCCCTGCTGGAACGGCTCCCCGTACCAGCCCATCCCGATCACCGACAAGGCCACCACCCAGCAGGCGCTGCAGATCATGGAGCAGCGTGAGGACTTCCCCGGCATCACCGCCGAACCCACCGCCGTACGCAGTTACCCCGGCCCTGTCGGGGTGAACGCGGCGCAGGCCCTCGGCTACCTCGGTCCGGTGACGGACAAGGAGGTCGCGGCGTCGGAGAAGACCGACAACCCGCTGCTGCGGTCCGACAACGTCGGCCGGGCCGGCCTGGAGAGCGAGTACGACCAGCAGTTGCGCGGCAAGTCCGGTGTCACCCGCTACGAGGTCGACAACCTCGGCCGGGTCATCGGCAAGGCGGGCGCGACGCCCGCGCAGCCCGGCAGCAACCTCGTCACCAGCATCGACTCGCGGGTCCAGGCGCTCACCGAGAAGGAACTCGCGGAGGCGATGAAGGGTCTGCGCAAGCAGTACGACCCCGTCACCCACGAGAACTTCAAGGCCGACTCGGGCGCCGCCGTCGTCATGGACGTCCACACCGGCCGGGTCATCGCGATGGCCAGCAACCCCACGTACAACCCGAACGTGTGGACCGGCGGCATCTCATCCGCCGAGTACAACAACCTCACCGACAAGAAGTCGAACTACCCGCTGCTCAACCGCGCGACCCAGGGCGAGTCGGCGCCCGGCTCGACCTTCAAGGTCATCTCCACGAGCGCCGCCATCAACGCCGGATACGCTCCGGACGGCGGCTACCCGTGCACCTCCTCGATGACCGTCGGCGGCCGGGAGTTCAAGAACTTCGAGGGCGAGAACTACGGCGACATCAGCATCGCGAAGGCGCTGGAGGTCTCCTGCGACACCGTCTTCTACGACCTGGCCTACGACCAGTGGAAGAAGGACGGCGGGATCAACCCGAAGCACCCGAAGGACTGGTTCTTCAAGACGGCCCACGCGTTCGGCCTCGGCAAGAAGACCGGCATCGACCTGCCCAACGAGGTCTCAGGACGGGTGCCCGACCGGACGTGGAAGCAGAACTACTGGGACGCCAACAAGGTCGCCTGGTGCAAGGACGGCAAGAAGGACGGCTCGTACGTCCAGCAGATCGAGTTCGAGAACTGCAAGGACGGCTACCAGGTCCGTCCCGGTGACTCGCTGAACTACGCGATCGGGCAGGGCGACACGCTGCTCACCCCGATCCAGGAAGCCGTCATGTACTCGGCGATCGCCAACGGCGGCACGATGTACCAGCCGAGCATCGGCAAGGCGGTCGTCAGCGCCGACGGCAAGAAGGTCGCCCCGATCACGCCCAAGGTGACCGGGCACCTGCCGGACACCAAGAAGACGATCTCGTACATCAACGACGCGCTCGAAGGCGTGGTCACGAGCGGCACGGCGGCCTGGCAGTTCGGCGGCTGGCCGCAGGACAAGATCGCCCTGCACGCCAAGACCGGTACGGCGGAGGTCGCCGGCAAGCAGAGCACCGGCTGGCTCGCCACGTACACCAAGGACTACGCGGTGATCATGACGATCTCGCAGGGCGGTACGGGTTCCGGCTCCGCCGGTCCCGCCGTCCGCAAGATCTACGAGGCGATGTACGGCATCGGGGCCGACGGCACGGTGAACCCGAAGGACGGCATCCTGCCGAAACCGGTGAGCGCGATGCCGAAGATCCAGTCGGACGGTTCGATCGACGCGCCGGTGCTCAAGCCGTACAAGGCGCCGAAGAAGAAGGAACCGGTCGACCCGAACGCCTCGGCCAGTCCGAACGCCACGGCGACCTCGAACGCCTCCGTGCCGCCGGCGCAGCCACCCGCCGACACCGGGGGCGGCGGCAACCAGCAGATCGCCGCGGGCCTGCCCGCGAGCATCGTGCGAAGGGACTGA
- the ndk gene encoding nucleoside-diphosphate kinase codes for MTTQRTLVLLKPDAVRRHLVGEIIGRIERKAGWSLAAMDLRSLDQETLELHYGEHQGKPFYEPLVEFMASGPVVALVVQGERVIEGVRALAGPTDPIAAAPGSIRGDFGTIVRENLIHASDSEESAIRELKIFFPGLS; via the coding sequence ATGACGACCCAGCGCACCCTCGTCCTCCTCAAGCCGGACGCCGTACGGCGGCACCTCGTCGGTGAGATCATCGGACGGATCGAGCGCAAGGCCGGCTGGAGCCTCGCCGCCATGGACCTGCGCAGCCTCGACCAGGAGACCCTGGAGCTGCACTACGGCGAGCACCAGGGCAAGCCGTTCTACGAGCCGCTGGTGGAGTTCATGGCGTCCGGCCCGGTCGTCGCGCTCGTCGTTCAGGGGGAGCGCGTCATCGAGGGCGTGCGCGCTCTCGCCGGACCGACTGACCCGATCGCCGCAGCGCCGGGGTCCATCCGGGGGGACTTCGGCACCATTGTCCGGGAAAACCTGATCCACGCGTCGGACTCCGAGGAGTCCGCCATTCGGGAACTGAAGATTTTCTTTCCCGGCCTTTCCTGA